The Anderseniella sp. Alg231-50 genome has a segment encoding these proteins:
- a CDS encoding DinB family protein, with protein MNFVQKMCRYKAWANAKTFTALASLDQDEIYKPRQSCFASILSTLAHNYVIDDIFRAHLDGKQHQYRAKNTEQSTTLAELRSRVEDMDTWWIDYADQLDNDSADKVVNFTFVDGSKGAMTRQEMVLHTVNHSTYHRGYIDEMLYSISVVPPTTDYPAFAPVVGLSRD; from the coding sequence ATGAATTTCGTCCAAAAGATGTGCCGCTATAAGGCATGGGCAAACGCAAAAACCTTCACCGCGCTGGCCTCCTTAGATCAAGATGAAATCTACAAGCCAAGGCAGAGTTGTTTTGCGTCGATCCTGTCGACACTTGCCCACAACTACGTCATCGACGACATTTTCCGTGCGCATCTCGACGGAAAACAACATCAGTATCGGGCGAAGAATACGGAGCAATCAACAACGCTGGCGGAGCTTCGGTCGAGGGTCGAAGATATGGATACCTGGTGGATCGACTACGCGGACCAGCTAGATAATGACAGCGCGGACAAGGTGGTCAACTTCACTTTTGTTGATGGTTCGAAGGGCGCAATGACTCGGCAAGAGATGGTGCTTCATACGGTAAACCACTCAACATACCATCGAGGTTATATTGACGAGATGTTGTATTCGATCTCAGTCGTGCCACCAACGACTGACTACCCCGCATTCGCGCCGGTCGTCGGGTTATCTAGAGATTGA
- a CDS encoding trypsin-like serine peptidase, producing the protein MNDDLQQALGKLADTIDQKLSEPPEQKSASSWDKAKVIANWVAAIAVPVVLGLSGYFVNLALKSQETQSKMITLAIDILKETPDPSEDTRSVRTWAADVINRYSDVKLPPKTKEVIIERRALTELPGDYQSPNQLSTLQTVRYRTAIQSVGFLIANLTYCTAWLYDDDLIITASVCVEEKLSDLWGFRLGYYSSKELGDTYKIKEVVKIEKSTQVAVLRLEQSPPSSISRLKLETRLPKANEKVFMVHHPSGGPLKVSDENCLVQTPSSDSDHYMTFRCKSEGGSAGAPVIAVSDGKVLGVHLEAIDAATHLKRASIVDRFARSLQNPH; encoded by the coding sequence TTGAACGACGACCTGCAACAGGCCTTGGGAAAATTGGCAGACACAATCGACCAAAAGCTGTCAGAGCCGCCAGAGCAAAAATCAGCAAGCAGTTGGGACAAGGCGAAAGTCATCGCCAACTGGGTGGCCGCAATCGCTGTTCCTGTTGTCCTTGGACTCTCCGGATACTTCGTAAACCTGGCGCTAAAGTCACAAGAAACGCAATCAAAGATGATAACGTTGGCCATTGATATATTAAAAGAAACGCCTGATCCATCTGAGGACACCAGAAGTGTACGAACGTGGGCAGCTGATGTGATCAATCGTTACTCTGATGTGAAACTTCCACCCAAGACGAAAGAAGTGATCATTGAACGACGAGCACTCACCGAGCTTCCAGGCGACTACCAATCTCCAAATCAACTCTCAACTTTGCAAACCGTGAGATACAGAACGGCAATTCAATCAGTAGGTTTCTTGATTGCGAATCTTACGTATTGCACTGCTTGGCTGTACGATGACGATCTGATCATAACCGCGAGCGTCTGTGTTGAAGAAAAACTATCAGATCTGTGGGGATTTCGCTTGGGATACTATTCATCCAAAGAGTTAGGCGATACCTACAAGATCAAGGAAGTTGTGAAAATTGAAAAATCTACCCAAGTCGCCGTGTTAAGGCTGGAACAGAGCCCGCCCAGTTCAATTAGTAGGTTGAAGCTCGAAACGCGACTGCCTAAGGCCAATGAGAAAGTTTTTATGGTGCATCATCCAAGCGGAGGCCCACTAAAAGTAAGTGATGAGAATTGCTTGGTGCAAACACCATCCTCAGATTCGGACCACTACATGACCTTCCGATGCAAATCGGAAGGCGGCAGTGCCGGAGCCCCAGTGATTGCGGTTAGCGACGGAAAAGTCCTTGGGGTACATCTGGAAGCCATAGATGCGGCTACGCACCTAAAGCGTGCATCGATCGTAGATCGTTTCGCTCGATCACTTCAAAATCCTCACTAA
- a CDS encoding restriction endonuclease → MNKEQLWMPSEPAEITPEEYERQVVRWLKETEGSLSSFNVDHLEKMTGTSGEFTIDAVARFQIFDGAELTILIECKRLKRPVEREVLMALHSKLRDVGAHKAMVFSTSGFQSGAIDYATVHGIAAIAFVDGKYTYFTKSAEPISDASLPPGIPKFAGFMVARNENRTTICTISDGYVDALTTWLRSSHA, encoded by the coding sequence ATGAATAAAGAACAACTTTGGATGCCCAGTGAACCAGCTGAAATCACGCCCGAGGAGTATGAGCGACAGGTTGTTCGATGGCTCAAAGAAACTGAGGGTTCACTTTCGAGTTTCAATGTCGACCATTTGGAAAAAATGACGGGGACATCTGGGGAGTTCACCATCGACGCCGTTGCACGTTTTCAGATCTTTGATGGTGCCGAGCTAACCATCTTGATAGAGTGTAAGCGGCTAAAACGCCCCGTTGAACGAGAAGTACTAATGGCGCTCCACTCGAAGTTGCGAGACGTTGGCGCTCATAAGGCGATGGTATTTTCGACATCTGGCTTTCAAAGTGGTGCAATTGACTATGCAACTGTCCATGGAATCGCTGCCATTGCCTTCGTCGACGGGAAATACACTTACTTTACGAAAAGTGCTGAGCCTATCTCTGATGCATCACTTCCACCGGGGATTCCAAAATTCGCAGGATTTATGGTGGCCCGAAATGAAAACCGAACGACGATTTGCACCATTTCTGATGGATATGTTGATGCCCTCACTACTTGGTTGCGGTCGTCACACGCATAA
- a CDS encoding poly-gamma-glutamate hydrolase family protein, whose amino-acid sequence MPKDIYSSFTELLAKEVEGVDYRIELLDRGSENLIMAPHGGRIERGTSEIARSIASKHLSLYLFEGIRPGLEHHELHVTSHKYDEPQALWAVSKSMRVLAIHGRADRRDTQTIWIGGRDTSAHEVLLSRLQSAGFKCQIQSKSLAGKHSNNICNRGISARGVQLEIPRSLRDELLENDDQLRNLSTELRESMLELT is encoded by the coding sequence ATGCCGAAGGACATTTACTCGAGCTTCACTGAGCTTTTGGCCAAGGAAGTAGAGGGAGTCGATTATCGAATTGAATTGCTGGACCGAGGCTCCGAAAACTTGATCATGGCTCCACACGGCGGGAGAATTGAACGTGGCACGTCTGAGATCGCACGCAGCATTGCTTCCAAACACCTATCTCTTTATCTATTCGAAGGCATTAGACCGGGACTGGAACATCATGAACTTCACGTGACGTCTCACAAGTATGATGAGCCACAAGCTCTTTGGGCCGTGAGTAAGTCTATGCGAGTGCTGGCGATACATGGACGCGCAGACAGGCGCGACACCCAAACAATTTGGATTGGCGGCCGAGACACTTCTGCTCATGAAGTGCTCCTGTCTCGCCTCCAGTCAGCAGGGTTCAAATGTCAGATTCAAAGCAAGAGCCTTGCTGGAAAGCACTCAAACAACATTTGCAATCGAGGCATTAGTGCAAGAGGCGTCCAGCTAGAGATTCCAAGATCGCTTCGAGACGAGCTCCTCGAAAACGATGATCAACTCCGTAATCTCTCAACTGAACTCAGGGAATCAATGTTAGAGCTTACCTAA